The Hyphococcus flavus genome contains a region encoding:
- the odhB gene encoding 2-oxoglutarate dehydrogenase complex dihydrolipoyllysine-residue succinyltransferase yields the protein MATEIRVPTLGESVTEATIARWMKHEGDAVNADEPLVELETDKVSVEVPAPAAGVLASISAQEGDTVEVNALLGAIDAEASAAAVKPAPKEENEPAPASSGGGEEIEVRVPASGESVTEADIGEWLKKEGEAVERDEPIVSLETDKAAMDVPSPAAGVLKEIKVKEGETVEVGALIAIIEAGAAPSASAPKSNGAAAPSAQPASTASSDTLSPAPRRVVAERGLDASSIQGTGKGGRVTKADALSAETKPSQAKAPTPSATRDLGQREERVKMSRLRQTIARRLKEAQDTAAMLTTFNDVDMTAVMELRASYKDLFEKKHGIKLGFMSFFAKACVHALKEVPDVNAEIDGTDIIYKDHYDVGIAVGTDKGLVVPVVRDADLKSMAEIELEIADFGRRARSGDLKLEEMQGGTFTITNGGVYGSLLSTPILNQPQSGILGMHRIEQRPIARNGEVVIRPMMYLALSYDHRIVDGKGAVTFLVRLKENLEDPQRLLLDL from the coding sequence ATGGCCACTGAAATCCGCGTTCCAACGCTCGGCGAATCTGTCACCGAAGCCACAATCGCCCGATGGATGAAGCATGAGGGCGATGCGGTGAACGCAGACGAGCCGTTGGTCGAACTTGAAACTGACAAGGTGTCGGTTGAAGTGCCGGCGCCGGCGGCAGGCGTGCTTGCAAGCATCTCCGCCCAAGAAGGCGACACGGTTGAGGTGAATGCGCTTCTCGGCGCTATCGATGCCGAAGCGAGTGCTGCTGCTGTGAAACCTGCGCCGAAAGAAGAAAATGAACCCGCTCCGGCGTCATCAGGCGGTGGCGAAGAAATCGAGGTTCGCGTTCCCGCGTCTGGCGAGTCCGTCACGGAAGCTGACATCGGTGAATGGCTAAAGAAAGAGGGTGAGGCAGTCGAGCGTGATGAGCCGATTGTCAGCCTCGAAACGGACAAGGCCGCTATGGACGTGCCGTCTCCGGCTGCGGGTGTTTTAAAAGAGATTAAAGTGAAAGAAGGCGAAACCGTCGAAGTCGGCGCGCTAATTGCCATAATCGAAGCGGGCGCAGCGCCGTCCGCATCCGCGCCGAAATCAAACGGCGCTGCGGCGCCTTCTGCGCAACCAGCCTCAACCGCATCATCGGATACGCTCTCGCCGGCGCCGCGTCGCGTGGTTGCTGAGCGCGGTCTTGATGCGTCTTCCATTCAGGGTACGGGCAAGGGCGGCCGCGTGACGAAAGCTGACGCACTTTCTGCCGAAACGAAGCCGTCTCAAGCGAAAGCACCCACTCCTTCTGCGACGCGCGACCTCGGTCAGCGCGAAGAACGCGTGAAGATGTCGAGGCTGCGCCAGACCATCGCGCGCCGATTAAAAGAGGCGCAGGACACGGCGGCAATGCTCACGACGTTCAACGACGTCGATATGACCGCTGTTATGGAGCTTCGCGCGTCGTACAAGGATCTTTTTGAAAAGAAGCATGGCATCAAGCTGGGCTTCATGTCGTTTTTCGCCAAGGCCTGCGTTCATGCTTTGAAAGAAGTGCCTGACGTTAACGCCGAAATCGACGGAACCGATATCATTTACAAAGACCATTATGATGTTGGTATAGCCGTTGGCACGGACAAAGGTCTGGTCGTGCCCGTGGTGCGCGATGCTGATTTGAAATCAATGGCGGAGATTGAGCTTGAAATCGCAGATTTCGGCCGGCGGGCGCGCTCCGGCGATCTGAAACTCGAAGAGATGCAGGGCGGCACCTTCACCATCACCAATGGCGGTGTCTACGGCTCGCTATTATCGACGCCGATCCTTAATCAGCCGCAGTCAGGCATTCTTGGCATGCACCGGATAGAACAACGCCCAATCGCCCGTAATGGCGAAGTTGTCATCCGACCGATGATGTATCTGGCGCTTTCCTATGATCACCGGATTGTGGACGGCAAAGGCGCCGTGACATTCCTCG